The Deltaproteobacteria bacterium GWA2_45_12 genome has a window encoding:
- a CDS encoding pantoate--beta-alanine ligase: protein MIIIRSPQQMQKMALGFRAKGKTIAVVPTMGYLHEGHVTLLRKARRKADIVILTLFVNPTQFGPKEDLSRYPRDEKGDLKKAKSCGTDIVFLPQPQDMYPVGYQTYVEVIQSTQSLCGVSRPHHFKGVTTVVTKLFAITQPHYAFFGLKDYQQYAVICRMAKDLNLPVQIIGVPTVREKSGLAMSSRNVYLNVEEKKAALCLSRGLKKIRRGAACRAPARKSAASSAPTLNHLVFMLKKEIKREPLAKIDYIAAVDAKTIQPLKEYQRGNTLFAVAVFFGKTRLIDNIVV, encoded by the coding sequence AGGGCAAGACCATCGCGGTTGTTCCCACCATGGGGTATTTGCATGAGGGGCATGTAACTCTTCTTCGCAAGGCTCGTAGGAAAGCAGATATTGTTATTCTCACTCTTTTTGTAAACCCCACCCAGTTTGGACCTAAGGAAGATTTAAGCCGTTATCCACGTGACGAAAAGGGGGATCTTAAAAAAGCCAAATCCTGCGGTACGGACATTGTTTTTCTTCCACAACCCCAAGACATGTATCCTGTTGGCTACCAAACCTATGTGGAAGTAATTCAATCGACCCAGTCCCTGTGTGGAGTTTCACGCCCCCATCATTTTAAGGGGGTGACAACGGTGGTGACAAAATTGTTTGCCATCACGCAACCTCACTATGCTTTTTTTGGACTTAAAGATTATCAACAATATGCCGTCATTTGTCGGATGGCCAAAGATTTGAACCTGCCTGTTCAAATAATAGGAGTGCCAACGGTCAGGGAAAAATCAGGCCTGGCCATGAGTAGCCGCAATGTTTATTTAAATGTGGAAGAAAAAAAAGCCGCTCTTTGTTTGTCCCGGGGTTTAAAAAAAATCCGTAGGGGCGCTGCTTGCCGCGCCCCTGCTCGAAAGAGCGCAGCAAGCAGCGCCCCTACGTTGAATCATCTTGTTTTCATGCTCAAAAAAGAAATTAAGCGTGAACCTTTGGCAAAAATAGATTATATTGCCGCCGTTGACGCCAAAACAATTCAGCCCCTCAAAGAATATCAACGGGGAAATACCCTGTTCGCGGTGGCTGTATTTTTTGGAAAAACAAGATTGATCGATAATATTGTGGTGTAA